A stretch of Paracoccus sp. N5 DNA encodes these proteins:
- a CDS encoding SDR family oxidoreductase gives MRLQGKTALVTGAGSGFGRGIAQAFAREGAWVAVLDINAEAAEAVAGETGGLALACDVTQGAQVADAVDKTRAAFGGLDIVVNNAGWTVPNGPLLATDEAAFRRIYDVNVLSIFHMCHAVLPWWREQRAGVMINVGSTAGSRPRPGLTWYNSSKGAVNTLTRSLAVELAPDGIRVNAIAPVMGETGMLERFMGCPDTPENRARFLATIPLGRLSQPRDIANAALYLASNEADFITGVILDVDGGRTV, from the coding sequence ATGCGGCTGCAAGGCAAGACGGCATTGGTCACGGGGGCAGGGTCCGGCTTCGGGCGCGGCATCGCGCAGGCCTTCGCGCGCGAGGGCGCCTGGGTCGCGGTGCTGGATATCAATGCCGAGGCGGCCGAGGCCGTCGCCGGGGAAACCGGCGGCCTGGCGCTGGCCTGCGACGTGACCCAGGGGGCGCAGGTCGCGGATGCCGTCGACAAGACGCGCGCGGCCTTCGGCGGGCTCGACATCGTGGTGAACAACGCCGGCTGGACGGTGCCGAACGGCCCTTTGCTGGCGACCGACGAGGCTGCGTTCCGGCGCATCTATGACGTGAACGTGCTGTCGATCTTTCATATGTGCCACGCCGTCCTGCCCTGGTGGCGCGAACAGCGCGCGGGCGTGATGATCAATGTCGGCTCGACGGCGGGCAGCCGGCCGCGCCCCGGGCTGACCTGGTACAACTCCTCGAAAGGCGCGGTGAACACGCTGACCCGCAGCCTGGCGGTGGAACTGGCGCCGGATGGCATCCGCGTGAACGCCATCGCTCCGGTCATGGGCGAGACCGGGATGTTGGAGCGCTTCATGGGCTGCCCGGATACGCCCGAGAACCGCGCGCGTTTCCTGGCGACCATTCCGCTGGGCCGGCTGTCGCAGCCGCGCGACATCGCCAATGCCGCGCTGTATCTGGCTTCGAACGAGGCGGATTTCATCACCGGGGTCATCCTCGACGTGGACGGCGGCCGGACGGTCTGA
- a CDS encoding Fur family transcriptional regulator has translation METEARALAFEEALRRAGVRITRQRAALLRVLADAADHPDATQLHRRATEAGAGVSLATVYRTLSALEAQGVIQKLEFEGEPARFETADGQHHDHMIDVETGEVIEFLNERIERLQAEIAAEMGYEIVRHRLELYVRRKRQP, from the coding sequence ATGGAGACGGAAGCCCGAGCCTTGGCCTTCGAAGAGGCGCTGCGCCGCGCCGGCGTGCGCATCACCCGCCAGCGGGCGGCGCTTCTGCGCGTGCTGGCCGATGCCGCCGATCATCCCGACGCGACCCAGCTGCACCGCCGCGCGACCGAGGCGGGCGCCGGCGTATCGCTGGCGACGGTCTATCGCACGCTTTCGGCGCTGGAGGCGCAGGGCGTGATCCAGAAGCTGGAGTTCGAAGGCGAGCCGGCGCGGTTCGAGACCGCCGACGGCCAGCACCACGACCACATGATCGACGTCGAGACCGGCGAGGTCATCGAGTTCCTGAACGAGCGCATCGAGCGGTTGCAGGCCGAGATCGCCGCCGAGATGGGCTATGAGATCGTCCGCCACCGGCTGGAGCTTTACGTTCGCCGCAAGCGCCAGCCCTAG